From the Streptomyces nodosus genome, the window TGCCGGGATCGGGCCGTACGGCGGGACCCATCACCTTCTTCCTCGGCTCCGGCGACTGGCTTCTGGTCACCTGGGGCTGGGCCATGGCCGTGACCTTCGGCGTCTATGTGGCCGGCGGCATCAGCGGCGCCCATATCAACCCGGCCGTCACGCTCGCCTTCGCGGTGCGCCGCCGCTTCCCCTGGACCAGGGTCCTTCCGTACATGGCGGCGCAACTGGTCGGCGCGTTCGCCGGGGCCGCACTGGTGTACGGCGTCTACCACGACGCGATCAACACCTTCGACCAGGCCATGAAGGGGCCGAAGACGAACGGGCACACCCTCGCCTCCTTCTCCATCTTCGGAACGTTCCCCGCGCCGTACTTCCACGGCGGGGTGTGGGGCCCGCTCGTGGACCAGATCGTCGGTACGGCGTTCCTGGTGATGTTCGTGGTGGCCCTCATCGACCTGCGCAACACGGGGGTGAAGGCCAACCTCGGGCCGTTGCTGACCGGCTTGGCGGTCGCCGCCGTCGGCATGTCGTACGGCGCGAACGCCGGCTATGCCATCAACCCCGC encodes:
- a CDS encoding MIP/aquaporin family protein yields the protein MAVEIPPLVSPSRLRRRGGLFGECLAEFLGTLVLVAFGCGAVAMAVAALPGSGRTAGPITFFLGSGDWLLVTWGWAMAVTFGVYVAGGISGAHINPAVTLAFAVRRRFPWTRVLPYMAAQLVGAFAGAALVYGVYHDAINTFDQAMKGPKTNGHTLASFSIFGTFPAPYFHGGVWGPLVDQIVGTAFLVMFVVALIDLRNTGVKANLGPLLTGLAVAAVGMSYGANAGYAINPARDLGPRLLTWLAGWGALAMPGTQAGSFSNYFWIPIVGPLVGGVIGVLVYDLFIGDVLHIRAQLAEPPESGLTRPVD